The stretch of DNA CTCCGGTTGAAAGATTCTTCGTCAACCAGTTCATTTTCTAGTTTGCCGACACCCTCTATCTCAATCCGGACTTTATCTCCGACTATTGCAAGTGGCGCATCTTCTGGTACCCCTACGAGCAATACGTCTCCTGGACTCAATGTCATAAATTCAGTCACGTCAGCAAGTAAACGGGCAACGGGGCGAATTAAATTCTTTGTTGAATTTTCCTGTCGCAGTTCATTGTTGATGAACACACGGATGGTTACATCATCCGGATTTTTCATTTCGTCCCTATCAATAACCCATGGTCCGATTGGACAAAATCCATCGCGGCATTTTTGTTGTACAGCTGGACGGAATAGGCTTGTATGCGGAACGCTCACGTCGTTAACGATCGTATAGCCTGCCACATAATCCATTGCTGTTTCTTCCGTTACCGCAACTGCTGTTTTGCCGATGACAATTCCAAGTGAAGCACCCATTTCAAGTTTCGATTCGCTTTTAGGAACTGGTATGCCTGCTCCATATCGATTCAATGTATTTTCAGGTTTAATGTATAAAACAGGAGCAACTGGAGGCGAAAGGTATGGTTTATCATTGACCTTATCACCAAGTCTTTCAAGGCCACCATGAAAGTTCAATAATGTACCATAAACCGTTCCAGTAACGGGGTTGTCCAAGGGTATATCGTTTATACCAAACTCATTACCTTCAAATTCGATTGAATTTGTTTCTGTATTCACAGATACGGAAGATAATTCTCTTGAATCAGTTCTTTTGATCTTTGCATTAAGCATTCGAATCACTCCTTAAGTTATTAAACTAGTTGTTTATCGGTTCAATAACTACAAGT from Paenisporosarcina sp. FSL H8-0542 encodes:
- a CDS encoding fumarylacetoacetate hydrolase family protein, coding for MLNAKIKRTDSRELSSVSVNTETNSIEFEGNEFGINDIPLDNPVTGTVYGTLLNFHGGLERLGDKVNDKPYLSPPVAPVLYIKPENTLNRYGAGIPVPKSESKLEMGASLGIVIGKTAVAVTEETAMDYVAGYTIVNDVSVPHTSLFRPAVQQKCRDGFCPIGPWVIDRDEMKNPDDVTIRVFINNELRQENSTKNLIRPVARLLADVTEFMTLSPGDVLLVGVPEDAPLAIVGDKVRIEIEGVGKLENELVDEESFNRRWSQ